The Deltaproteobacteria bacterium genome window below encodes:
- the secE gene encoding preprotein translocase subunit SecE: MDKIANLSSDTVQFAKDIENEAKRITWPSRNETVKSTLAVIVISAIFASFLGLVDYIFSIGIKFLLS, translated from the coding sequence ATGGATAAAATAGCAAATTTAAGCTCGGATACGGTTCAGTTTGCAAAGGATATAGAGAATGAGGCTAAACGTATAACCTGGCCATCTAGAAATGAGACGGTTAAGTCGACTTTGGCGGTAATTGTTATCTCGGCTATATTCGCGTCCTTTTTAGGACTTGTTGATTATATTTTTTCGATAGGTATCAAGTTCTTGCTGAGCTAA